In a single window of the Streptomyces sp. NBC_00353 genome:
- a CDS encoding helix-turn-helix domain-containing protein → MDSKDNTRDVRDFLAGRRARITPQQAGLPAYGGNRRVPGLRREEVALLAGVSVDYYVRLERGHLRGVSDSVLHALADALQLDEAERAHLRDLAANANRGQRREAREERPLRAGVLRVLDAISDTPAFVWNRRLDLVAANRLGYALYAPLFDAPDLDRPVNIARFKFLDPAARAFFADWDVSIHNTAALLRMGTGQAPDDEQLSELIMELQDGSPEFKRMWAQHEVTLHWNGTKHFHHPVVGDLDLPFETLILPAHPDLLLTVLTPEPGTTAAHQVRRLADWSAAHAPGPDVPTAGAARP, encoded by the coding sequence GTGGACAGCAAGGACAACACCAGGGACGTCAGGGATTTCCTGGCCGGCCGCCGCGCGAGGATCACCCCGCAGCAGGCGGGCCTGCCCGCCTACGGCGGCAACCGACGCGTGCCCGGGCTGCGCCGCGAGGAGGTTGCCCTGCTCGCCGGAGTCAGCGTCGACTACTACGTCCGCCTGGAACGAGGCCACCTGCGCGGAGTCTCCGACAGCGTGCTGCACGCGCTGGCCGACGCCCTCCAGCTGGACGAGGCCGAGCGCGCGCACCTGCGTGACCTGGCGGCCAACGCCAACCGGGGACAGCGGCGCGAAGCGCGCGAGGAGCGTCCGCTGCGCGCGGGTGTGCTCCGCGTCCTGGACGCGATCAGTGACACCCCGGCCTTCGTGTGGAACCGGCGCCTGGACTTGGTGGCGGCCAACCGGCTCGGCTACGCCCTGTACGCGCCACTGTTCGACGCCCCGGACCTGGACAGGCCGGTCAACATCGCCCGCTTCAAGTTCCTCGACCCGGCCGCACGCGCCTTCTTCGCCGACTGGGATGTCTCCATCCACAACACGGCTGCCCTGCTGCGCATGGGCACCGGCCAGGCACCCGACGACGAACAACTCTCCGAACTCATCATGGAGCTGCAGGACGGTAGTCCTGAGTTCAAGCGGATGTGGGCCCAGCACGAGGTGACCCTGCACTGGAACGGAACCAAACACTTCCACCACCCCGTCGTAGGGGACCTGGACCTGCCGTTCGAGACGCTCATCCTGCCCGCCCACCCGGACCTGCTGCTCACCGTGCTGACACCGGAGCCGGGAACGACAGCGGCGCACCAGGTGCGCCGCCTGGCCGACTGGTCCGCCGCGCACGCTCCCGGCCCCGACGTGCCGACGGCTGGTGCGGCCCGGCCCTGA
- a CDS encoding (R)-mandelonitrile lyase, with amino-acid sequence MELLKKQPTMKLPAEWFTGDAWADVIYRGEEPSRARANAVRFAPGARTAWHSHGLGQTLYIVEGIALVQSRGGEILEARPGDVIWTPPGEEHWHGAAPDHFMTHIALWETDEVDWLEHVNDDQYGGPRTSTLR; translated from the coding sequence ATGGAATTGTTGAAGAAGCAGCCGACGATGAAGCTGCCCGCCGAGTGGTTCACCGGCGACGCGTGGGCCGATGTGATCTACCGTGGCGAGGAGCCATCCCGGGCCCGCGCGAACGCGGTGCGCTTCGCGCCCGGCGCCCGGACCGCCTGGCACAGCCACGGCCTGGGCCAGACCCTCTACATCGTCGAGGGCATCGCCCTGGTCCAGTCCCGCGGCGGCGAGATCCTCGAAGCCCGCCCGGGTGACGTGATCTGGACGCCGCCGGGCGAGGAGCACTGGCACGGTGCCGCCCCGGACCACTTCATGACGCACATCGCGCTGTGGGAGACCGACGAGGTCGACTGGCTCGAGCACGTCAATGACGACCAGTACGGCGGCCCGCGCACCAGCACCCTCCGCTGA
- a CDS encoding ArsR/SmtB family transcription factor → MSGTSRDMPHPDVADVVLTDVLFALSDPSRLDIVRRLTEGPLEVAACRPIGGEIPKSTLSHHLKTLREAGVVRNVPRGRQRFISLRREDLDNRFPGLLAAVLHQPQAEPRG, encoded by the coding sequence ATGAGTGGAACCTCCCGTGACATGCCACACCCCGACGTCGCCGACGTGGTGCTGACCGATGTGCTGTTCGCCCTGAGCGACCCCTCACGGCTGGACATAGTGCGTCGCCTGACCGAGGGGCCTCTGGAGGTCGCGGCCTGCCGGCCCATCGGCGGGGAGATCCCCAAGTCCACCCTGTCCCACCATCTGAAGACGCTGCGCGAGGCAGGGGTCGTCCGCAACGTCCCGCGCGGCCGGCAGCGCTTCATCAGCCTGCGCCGCGAGGACCTCGACAACCGTTTTCCCGGGCTATTGGCTGCCGTCCTCCACCAGCCCCAGGCCGAACCCCGCGGCTGA
- a CDS encoding zinc-dependent alcohol dehydrogenase family protein, with protein MRGAVLYAPGDVRFEERDDPKIINPTDAIIRTAATCVCGSDLWDYRGINPVDQPAPFGHEYVGVVEEVGSDVHTIKPGQFVIGSFFASDNTCANCKNGYQTNCLHREFVGAEGCQAEKIRIPLADGTLVATPEQPAEEHIAGLLACSDVMGTGWYAAVAAEVKPGDTVAVVGDGAVGLCAVIAAKELGAGRIIAMSRHEPRQKLAREFGATDIVAQRGDDGIVRIKELTGGIGADRVLECVGTAQSMQQALRSTRPGGNVGFVGVPHGVAIDGEELFYSHVGLRGGPAPVREFLPDLIDRVLSGRINPGKVFDLVLPLEEVAEGYRAMDERRAIKTLLKP; from the coding sequence ATGCGCGGAGCTGTTCTCTACGCTCCCGGGGACGTGCGCTTCGAGGAGCGCGACGACCCGAAGATCATCAATCCGACCGACGCGATCATCCGCACCGCCGCGACCTGTGTGTGCGGCTCGGACCTGTGGGACTACCGCGGCATCAACCCGGTCGACCAGCCCGCACCGTTCGGCCACGAGTACGTCGGCGTCGTCGAGGAGGTCGGCAGCGACGTCCACACGATCAAGCCGGGCCAGTTCGTCATCGGCTCGTTCTTCGCATCCGACAACACCTGCGCCAACTGCAAGAACGGCTACCAGACCAACTGCCTGCACCGCGAGTTCGTCGGCGCCGAGGGCTGCCAGGCCGAAAAGATCCGGATTCCGCTGGCCGACGGCACCCTGGTCGCCACCCCCGAACAGCCCGCCGAAGAGCACATCGCCGGTCTGCTGGCCTGCTCCGACGTCATGGGCACCGGCTGGTATGCGGCCGTCGCCGCCGAAGTGAAGCCCGGAGACACGGTCGCGGTGGTCGGCGACGGCGCGGTCGGCCTGTGCGCGGTCATCGCCGCCAAGGAACTGGGCGCCGGCCGCATCATCGCCATGTCCCGGCACGAGCCCCGGCAGAAGCTGGCCCGCGAGTTCGGTGCCACCGACATCGTCGCCCAGCGCGGCGACGACGGCATCGTCCGCATCAAGGAGCTGACCGGCGGCATCGGCGCCGACCGAGTGCTGGAGTGCGTGGGCACCGCACAGTCCATGCAGCAGGCGCTGCGCTCGACGCGGCCCGGTGGCAACGTCGGCTTCGTCGGCGTTCCCCACGGTGTGGCGATCGATGGCGAAGAGCTGTTCTACTCCCACGTCGGCCTGCGGGGCGGCCCGGCACCCGTCCGCGAATTCCTGCCGGACCTCATCGACCGGGTGCTCTCCGGCCGCATCAACCCTGGCAAGGTCTTCGACCTGGTACTGCCGCTCGAGGAGGTCGCCGAGGGCTACAGGGCGATGGACGAGCGCCGCGCCATCAAGACGCTCCTCAAGCCCTGA
- a CDS encoding helix-turn-helix transcriptional regulator, which yields MDTKSDIREFLASRRAKITPQQAGLPAYGSNRRVPGLRREEVALLAGVSIDYYARLERGHLAGASDEVLEALAGALQLDEAERAHLRDLARAAGSRAPRRTKRTRGPIPASVLRVLDSMSDSPAFIRNGRLDILATNRLGRALYAPLFADDVPRPVNIARYQFLHPGGRDFFPDWDISLNTTVSLLRTEAGRTPHDSDLTGLIGELVTRSEEFRTAWAKHNVRLHHTGRKVFRHPEIGEVALDFDAMELPAQPGLTLTAYSAEPHTPAHDALRLLAAWAATEDTLTATTTRTEEQQL from the coding sequence GTGGACACCAAGAGCGACATCCGTGAATTCCTCGCCTCGCGACGCGCGAAGATCACCCCGCAGCAGGCCGGACTGCCCGCCTACGGCAGCAACCGGCGCGTGCCCGGGCTGCGCCGCGAGGAAGTCGCCCTGCTCGCAGGCGTCAGCATCGACTACTACGCCCGCCTCGAACGCGGCCACCTCGCCGGAGCATCCGACGAAGTACTCGAGGCCCTCGCGGGTGCCCTCCAGCTCGACGAAGCCGAACGCGCCCACCTGCGCGACCTGGCCCGCGCCGCCGGCTCGCGAGCCCCTCGGCGGACCAAACGAACCCGCGGCCCCATCCCCGCCAGCGTCCTCCGCGTTCTGGACTCCATGAGCGACAGCCCGGCCTTCATCCGCAACGGCCGCCTCGACATCCTCGCCACCAACCGCCTCGGCCGCGCCCTGTACGCACCACTGTTCGCGGATGACGTCCCGCGCCCGGTCAACATTGCCCGCTACCAGTTCCTGCACCCCGGCGGCCGCGACTTCTTCCCCGACTGGGACATCTCCCTGAACACCACGGTGTCCCTGCTGCGCACCGAAGCCGGCCGCACACCCCACGACAGTGACCTGACCGGGCTCATCGGCGAACTCGTCACCCGCAGCGAGGAGTTCCGTACAGCCTGGGCGAAACACAATGTGCGTCTGCACCACACCGGCCGCAAAGTCTTCCGTCACCCCGAGATCGGTGAGGTCGCCCTCGACTTCGACGCCATGGAACTACCCGCGCAGCCCGGCCTCACCCTGACCGCCTACAGCGCCGAGCCTCACACCCCGGCCCACGATGCGCTCCGGCTGCTGGCCGCCTGGGCCGCAACCGAGGACACCCTTACGGCCACCACGACGCGGACCGAAGAACAGCAGCTCTGA
- a CDS encoding cytochrome P450: protein MDSETLLARITDYENRPNPYPLYAELREAGPVVRQADGSYLIGTYHEIAALLHDPRMSADPRIRTAPSPYPSGETVKPPFLRLDDPEHHRLRTLAMRPFGPPHSPGRVDAMRGEITRITGELIEELRDRKQIDIVDDFAYPLPITVICRLLGVPREDESLFQAWTDSIVATADIGPEEDTTERDRTGRQARQEMGLYLVNLAEQRRDRPTDDMLSAFVNEPDPALRLSQEELAETTVLLFIAGHETTVNLITNGVLTLLRQPEQLDHLRREPGLLPRAVEELLRYEPPVHMRERIPHADIDIAGTTISQGTSVVLALASGNRDPRRFHEPDRFDPTRPDNQHFGFGSGIHLCYGAPVARLEAEAALGTLIPHLSTASLVQDPPPYRQNAMLRGPRHLPIQL from the coding sequence ATGGACTCCGAGACTTTGCTGGCACGGATCACCGACTACGAGAACCGCCCCAACCCCTACCCGCTGTACGCGGAACTCCGCGAGGCCGGTCCTGTGGTACGACAGGCAGACGGCAGCTATCTGATCGGCACCTACCACGAGATCGCCGCACTGCTTCACGACCCTCGGATGAGTGCCGATCCGCGCATCCGCACCGCCCCGTCCCCGTACCCGTCCGGTGAGACGGTGAAGCCGCCGTTCCTGCGGCTCGACGACCCCGAGCACCACAGGCTGCGCACCCTGGCCATGCGCCCGTTCGGCCCGCCGCACAGCCCTGGCCGGGTCGACGCCATGCGCGGCGAGATCACCCGCATCACCGGCGAACTGATCGAGGAACTCCGGGACCGCAAGCAGATCGACATCGTCGACGACTTCGCCTACCCCCTGCCCATCACAGTCATCTGCCGACTGCTCGGCGTCCCGCGCGAGGACGAGTCACTGTTCCAGGCGTGGACCGACTCCATCGTCGCGACCGCCGACATCGGACCCGAGGAAGACACCACGGAACGGGACCGGACAGGCCGCCAGGCCCGGCAGGAGATGGGGCTGTACCTGGTCAACCTCGCTGAACAGCGCCGCGACCGGCCCACCGACGACATGCTCTCCGCCTTCGTCAACGAGCCGGATCCGGCCCTGCGGCTCAGCCAGGAGGAACTCGCTGAGACCACCGTGCTGTTGTTCATCGCAGGGCACGAGACCACGGTCAATCTGATCACCAACGGAGTCCTCACGCTGCTGCGCCAACCCGAGCAACTGGACCACCTTCGTCGCGAACCCGGCCTGCTGCCACGGGCGGTGGAGGAACTACTGCGCTACGAACCCCCGGTCCACATGCGCGAGAGGATCCCCCACGCCGACATCGACATCGCCGGCACGACGATTTCCCAAGGAACGTCCGTCGTACTGGCGCTGGCCTCAGGCAACCGCGACCCCAGGCGGTTCCACGAGCCCGATCGGTTCGATCCCACCCGGCCGGACAACCAGCACTTCGGCTTCGGCAGCGGCATCCACCTGTGCTACGGCGCACCCGTCGCCCGCCTCGAAGCCGAGGCCGCGCTCGGCACGCTGATCCCCCACCTGAGCACGGCAAGCCTGGTCCAGGACCCGCCGCCCTACCGGCAGAACGCGATGCTCCGCGGACCCCGCCACCTGCCCATCCAACTATGA
- a CDS encoding NAD(P)/FAD-dependent oxidoreductase — protein sequence MPGDLQDGRIVIVGASLAGLRAAETLREEGFTGSLTVVGDEPHPPYDRPPLSKQVLLGKASADTTALPMRRDTDADWRLGVAATGLDPLEKRVMLADGESLPFDRLLIATGTRARPWPNPEEASLDGVFTLRTSDEAGGLAERLAAGPGRVLVIGAGFTGSEIASACRERGIEVTVAERGPAPLVGALGGTLSKLAAVMHRNHGVDLRCGVTVTTLRGDGNGRFTGADLSDGSRVDADVCVVALGAVRNVEWLAESGLAAGPRGVACDAGCRAFNMYGIVTDDVFVAGDVSRFPHPLFGYQMLSLEHWGNAVAQAEVAAHNMVSPGPLRRPHLAVPTFWSTQFGLNIKSVGVPTYSDHVVIAQGSLEARRLAVVYGFQGRVTAAVTVDMAKSLDYYKHLIETAAPFPPPLGSADRAIAADITIPSDVPDPSGLSHGPTVALTGHLPDRRLTVVQPTG from the coding sequence GTGCCCGGTGATCTGCAGGACGGCCGCATCGTCATCGTCGGCGCGTCGCTGGCCGGATTGAGGGCCGCGGAGACGCTGCGCGAGGAGGGCTTCACCGGCTCACTCACCGTGGTGGGGGATGAACCCCATCCGCCCTACGACCGCCCACCACTGTCCAAGCAGGTACTGCTCGGCAAGGCGTCGGCGGACACCACGGCGCTGCCGATGCGCCGGGACACGGACGCGGACTGGCGGCTGGGAGTAGCCGCCACCGGCCTGGACCCTTTGGAGAAGCGGGTGATGCTGGCCGACGGCGAGTCGCTGCCGTTCGACCGGCTGCTGATCGCCACCGGGACCCGGGCGCGCCCCTGGCCCAATCCGGAGGAGGCCTCCCTGGACGGGGTGTTCACCCTGCGCACCAGTGACGAGGCCGGGGGGCTGGCCGAGCGGCTGGCCGCCGGACCGGGGCGGGTGCTGGTGATCGGCGCCGGCTTCACCGGTTCGGAGATCGCCTCTGCCTGCCGGGAGCGGGGTATCGAGGTCACGGTCGCAGAACGCGGCCCCGCACCGCTGGTGGGCGCGCTCGGCGGCACCCTTTCGAAACTTGCGGCCGTCATGCACCGCAACCACGGCGTGGACCTGCGCTGCGGGGTGACAGTCACCACCCTGCGCGGGGACGGGAACGGCCGGTTCACCGGTGCGGACCTGTCCGACGGCAGCCGTGTCGACGCGGACGTGTGCGTCGTGGCGTTGGGGGCGGTCCGCAACGTCGAGTGGCTGGCGGAGTCCGGGCTGGCAGCGGGTCCGCGCGGAGTCGCCTGCGACGCCGGGTGCCGGGCCTTCAACATGTACGGGATCGTCACCGACGACGTCTTCGTGGCCGGCGATGTCTCCCGGTTCCCGCACCCTCTGTTCGGGTACCAGATGCTCTCACTGGAACACTGGGGCAACGCGGTCGCTCAGGCCGAAGTGGCGGCCCACAACATGGTCAGTCCAGGGCCCCTGCGGCGCCCGCACCTCGCCGTCCCGACGTTCTGGTCGACCCAGTTCGGGCTCAACATCAAGTCGGTGGGCGTGCCCACCTATTCCGACCACGTGGTCATCGCCCAAGGTTCTCTGGAGGCGCGCCGCCTGGCCGTGGTCTACGGCTTCCAAGGACGGGTCACCGCTGCCGTCACCGTCGACATGGCCAAGTCGCTCGACTACTACAAGCACCTGATCGAGACGGCTGCCCCGTTCCCGCCCCCGCTGGGCTCGGCGGACCGTGCGATCGCTGCCGACATCACGATTCCGTCCGACGTGCCGGACCCGAGCGGGCTGTCCCACGGCCCCACTGTGGCGCTCACCGGTCACCTGCCCGATCGCCGACTGACGGTGGTACAGCCCACCGGCTGA
- a CDS encoding GNAT family N-acetyltransferase — MAITSHLLQGPRVVIRHVRRQDYDELTALAQESAEMLRRWLGARENTVEAFENYLERIGQPTHEGFVICLRGRGTIVGGVNINNVVRGTLRSGTLGYTSYASTTGRGYMTEGLRLVIQHAFGPLELHRLEANIQPDNVSSLNLVKRLGFRREGYSPAFQYVNGEWRDHERWAITAEMAHTAAQPTNFRCSPAGGKEGSPPAGQL; from the coding sequence ATGGCAATCACCAGTCACCTCCTGCAAGGGCCGCGAGTGGTCATACGCCACGTCCGCCGTCAGGACTACGACGAGCTCACAGCGCTGGCCCAGGAGAGCGCTGAGATGCTTCGCCGTTGGCTGGGCGCCCGTGAGAACACGGTGGAGGCGTTCGAGAACTACCTTGAGCGGATCGGGCAGCCCACCCATGAGGGCTTCGTGATTTGTCTGCGCGGCAGGGGCACGATCGTAGGCGGCGTCAACATCAACAACGTGGTCAGGGGCACTCTCCGGAGCGGAACCCTGGGCTATACCTCCTACGCGTCTACGACCGGCCGTGGCTATATGACCGAGGGGCTGAGGCTCGTGATCCAGCACGCCTTCGGCCCCCTGGAACTGCACCGGCTGGAGGCGAACATCCAGCCGGACAATGTCTCCTCGCTGAACCTCGTCAAACGTCTGGGCTTCCGGCGCGAGGGGTACTCGCCTGCCTTCCAGTACGTCAATGGCGAATGGAGGGACCACGAGCGATGGGCCATCACTGCCGAGATGGCACACACAGCAGCACAGCCCACGAACTTCCGTTGCAGCCCCGCAGGTGGGAAAGAGGGCAGCCCTCCTGCGGGCCAACTCTGA
- a CDS encoding MFS transporter, whose amino-acid sequence MHTERLARRVPRPVGFWLLAVTLFAILAAASAPSPLYVVYQHRWGFSPIALTTIFAVYALALLVALLIVGGLSDYIGRRPVLAAALIVEAASMVVFLTADGVGPLLVARTVQGLATGAAAGAISAGLLDLQPSPTSHLGPLLSSVAPAAGLAVGALGAGLLVQYAPAPTMLVFVLLIAVFLLLAAAVFFLPEPVTPRPGAWASLRPRVAVPPQARKAFLAATPSLIATWAMGGLYLALGPSVAAGVLHIGSHLVGGLVVTTLFGTGAVASLLVGDLAPKRVMAGGSVALAAGTGLTLLALVGPSTPLFFVGTALAGAGFGSSFLGTFRSLASLAGPTERADLFASVYIVSYLAFSVPAVLAGLAVPSLGLRTATMVYGAVVIVLALLAAVPGTAVRRPAPMSLAAVASSEGLAAVAPSRPMAADVAGGREPCRQ is encoded by the coding sequence ATGCACACTGAGCGTCTGGCGAGGCGAGTACCGCGCCCGGTCGGCTTCTGGCTGCTGGCCGTCACACTGTTTGCGATTCTGGCCGCGGCCAGCGCGCCTTCCCCGCTCTACGTGGTGTACCAGCACCGCTGGGGTTTCTCGCCGATCGCGCTCACCACGATCTTCGCCGTCTACGCCCTGGCCCTGCTGGTCGCGCTGCTGATCGTCGGAGGACTGTCCGACTACATCGGCAGGCGACCCGTGCTTGCTGCCGCGCTCATCGTCGAGGCCGCGTCCATGGTGGTGTTCCTCACTGCCGACGGTGTCGGGCCGCTGCTGGTGGCGCGGACCGTGCAGGGGCTGGCGACCGGTGCGGCGGCCGGCGCCATCAGTGCCGGGCTGCTCGATCTCCAGCCGTCACCCACATCGCACCTCGGCCCGCTGCTGAGCAGCGTCGCGCCGGCTGCCGGGCTGGCCGTCGGGGCGCTGGGCGCGGGACTGCTGGTGCAGTACGCCCCCGCTCCCACGATGCTGGTCTTCGTCCTGCTCATCGCCGTATTCCTGTTGCTGGCCGCGGCAGTGTTCTTCCTGCCCGAGCCGGTCACACCCCGGCCGGGTGCCTGGGCCTCGCTGCGGCCGCGGGTGGCCGTGCCGCCCCAGGCCCGCAAGGCCTTCCTGGCGGCCACGCCCTCTCTCATCGCCACCTGGGCGATGGGCGGGCTCTACCTCGCACTGGGCCCCTCGGTGGCCGCAGGAGTCCTGCACATAGGTAGCCATCTGGTCGGTGGCCTGGTGGTGACCACTCTCTTCGGCACGGGAGCCGTCGCCTCGCTGCTGGTGGGCGACCTCGCGCCGAAGCGGGTGATGGCCGGCGGGTCCGTGGCCCTCGCCGCCGGGACCGGTCTCACACTGCTCGCCCTCGTCGGACCCTCGACGCCGCTGTTCTTCGTCGGCACAGCCCTCGCCGGCGCCGGCTTCGGCAGTTCCTTCCTGGGCACCTTCCGCTCGCTCGCGTCACTGGCCGGCCCCACGGAGCGGGCGGACCTGTTCGCCTCCGTCTACATCGTCAGCTACCTGGCCTTCAGCGTTCCTGCCGTGCTGGCCGGGCTCGCCGTGCCGTCCCTCGGCCTGCGCACCGCGACGATGGTCTACGGCGCCGTGGTGATCGTGCTGGCACTGCTGGCCGCCGTCCCCGGAACCGCTGTTCGCCGGCCCGCCCCCATGTCCCTGGCGGCAGTGGCCTCCTCCGAGGGCCTGGCCGCCGTCGCCCCGTCCCGCCCGATGGCGGCGGATGTCGCGGGGGGACGGGAGCCTTGTCGTCAATGA
- a CDS encoding SDR family NAD(P)-dependent oxidoreductase translates to MATVAIIGAGPGLGLATARRFGREGHDIALIARTPQHLDDLTALLVKDGVRAQGFAADVSDPDSLQAALDAAATLLGPIEVLQYSPVPHRDFMKPVLDTSSEDLAAPLAFSVHGPATAVQQVLPGMRQLGRGTVVFVNGGTAVRPHPDRAGTSVAFAAESAYGQLLHDTLQAENIHVAQLIIHGAITPGDPRKDPDVLADTLWQLHTSRGPYRTFAEPLDA, encoded by the coding sequence ATGGCCACTGTCGCCATCATCGGCGCAGGCCCCGGCCTGGGCCTGGCCACCGCTCGCCGGTTCGGGCGCGAAGGCCACGACATCGCCCTGATCGCCCGCACCCCCCAGCACCTCGACGACCTCACCGCGCTCCTGGTCAAGGACGGCGTCCGCGCCCAGGGTTTCGCCGCCGACGTCAGCGACCCGGATTCCTTGCAGGCCGCTCTGGACGCTGCCGCCACCCTGCTCGGCCCGATCGAGGTCTTGCAGTACAGCCCGGTCCCCCACCGCGACTTCATGAAACCGGTGCTGGACACCAGCTCCGAGGACCTGGCCGCCCCGCTCGCGTTCTCGGTGCACGGCCCCGCAACGGCCGTACAACAGGTCCTGCCCGGAATGCGTCAACTGGGCCGGGGCACCGTCGTGTTCGTCAACGGCGGCACCGCGGTACGTCCGCACCCCGACCGCGCCGGCACCTCCGTCGCGTTCGCCGCCGAAAGCGCCTATGGCCAACTGCTGCACGACACGCTGCAAGCGGAGAACATCCACGTCGCCCAGCTGATCATCCACGGCGCCATCACGCCCGGGGACCCGCGCAAGGACCCCGACGTGCTGGCCGACACCCTGTGGCAACTGCACACCAGCCGCGGCCCCTACCGCACGTTCGCCGAACCTCTGGACGCCTGA
- a CDS encoding carboxymuconolactone decarboxylase family protein: MAKQSAPKELAEIAPKLVEVTDRVLFGDVWERPELSPRDRSLVTVSVLAALYRTEQLGYHLGKALENGLSVEELSEAITHLAFYAGWPNAMTAMNQLKKIADEQAAA; the protein is encoded by the coding sequence ATGGCGAAGCAGTCCGCGCCGAAGGAGCTGGCGGAGATCGCGCCGAAGCTCGTGGAGGTCACCGACAGAGTCCTGTTCGGTGACGTGTGGGAGCGGCCCGAGCTCTCGCCCCGGGACCGAAGCCTGGTCACGGTCAGTGTGCTGGCGGCGCTGTACCGCACCGAGCAGCTCGGCTACCACCTGGGCAAGGCGCTGGAGAACGGGCTGAGTGTCGAGGAGCTCTCCGAGGCGATCACGCACCTCGCCTTCTACGCCGGGTGGCCCAACGCCATGACCGCGATGAACCAGCTGAAGAAGATCGCCGACGAGCAGGCCGCTGCCTGA
- a CDS encoding sigma factor-like helix-turn-helix DNA-binding protein, whose product MGDVDPSLDLFEDLHTLGPLLQELDDRERTIEMRFDQEMPQAEIGRASGLSQMHISRLLTRTLTKFRAGLLPA is encoded by the coding sequence ATGGGCGATGTCGACCCGTCGCTGGACCTGTTCGAAGACCTGCACACGCTCGGCCCCCTGCTGCAGGAGCTCGACGACCGGGAACGAACCATCGAAATGCGCTTCGACCAGGAGATGCCCCAGGCCGAGATCGGCCGCGCATCAGGCCTGTCCCAAATGCACATCTCCCGCCTGCTCACCCGCACCCTCACCAAGTTCCGCGCCGGTCTCCTCCCCGCATGA
- a CDS encoding ferredoxin translates to MQIVVDLTRCQGYAQCVFLAPDVFELHGEEGLLYATAVPDDQVERVRQAAAACPVQAILAGEGVSAGAR, encoded by the coding sequence ATGCAGATCGTTGTGGACCTCACGCGCTGCCAGGGCTATGCGCAGTGCGTGTTCCTCGCGCCGGACGTATTCGAGCTGCACGGTGAAGAGGGGTTGTTGTACGCCACAGCCGTCCCGGACGACCAGGTCGAGCGCGTGCGCCAGGCCGCGGCGGCGTGCCCGGTTCAGGCCATCCTCGCCGGCGAAGGGGTGAGCGCCGGTGCCCGGTGA